One genomic region from Magallana gigas chromosome 3, xbMagGiga1.1, whole genome shotgun sequence encodes:
- the LOC105322341 gene encoding guanine nucleotide-binding protein subunit beta translates to MSSELEALRQETEQLKNQIREARKAAADTTLASATANVEPVGRIQMRTRRTLRGHLAKIYAMHWASDSRNLVSASQDGKLIVWDGYTTNKVHAIPLRSSWVMTCAYAPSGSYVACGGLDNICSIYSLKTREGNVRVSRELPGHTGYLSCCRFIDDNQIVTSSGDMTCALWDIETGQQTTAFTGHTGDVMSLSLSPDMRTFVSGACDASAKLWDIRDGMCKQTFSGHESDINAITYFPNGYAFATGSDDATCRLFDIRADQEIGMYSHDNIICGITSVAFSKSGRLLLGGYDDFNCNVWDVLKQDRAGVLAGHDNRVSCLGVTEDGMAVATGSWDSFLKIWN, encoded by the exons GAAGCCAGAAAAGCAGCAGCTGATACCACACTAGCCAGTGCCACAGCAAATGTCGAACCAGTGGGGAGGATACAAATGCGCACTAGGCGCACCCTCAGGGGACACCTAGCAAAAATTTATGCCATGCATTGGGCATCAGATTCAAG GAACCTAGTATCAGCTTCACAAGATGGAAAGTTAATTGTATGGGATGGTTACACAACAaacaaa GTCCATGCTATACCACTTAGGTCCAGTTGGGTAATGACCTGTGCCTATGCTCCATCAGGGAGTTATGTAGCATGTGGTGGTCTAGACAACATTTGTTCAATCTACAGTTTGAAAACTAGGGAAGGAAATGTAAGAGTGAGCAGAGAATTGCCTGGACACACTGGCTACCTGTCTTGCTGCCGATTTATTGATGACAACCAAATTGTTACAAGTTCGGGAGACATGACTTG TGCTCTGTGGGACATTGAAACAGGTCAACAAACCACTGCCTTCACTGGCCACACTGGAGATGTGATGAGTTTATCTTTGTCTCCAGACATGAGGACATTTGTGTCCGGAGCATGTGATGCTTCAGCTAAG CTCTGGGATATTAGAGATGGAATGTGCAAGCAGACATTTTCTGGTCACGAATCTGATATTAATGCTATCACA TATTTCCCCAATGGGTATGCCTTTGCGACAGGATCTGATGATGCCACATGCCGATTGTTTGATATCCGTGCTGACCAAGAGATAGGAATGTATTCTCATGATAATATCATTTGTGGAATTACATCAGTGGCCTTTTCCAAGTCTGGTCGTCTATTGCTGGGTGGATATGATGACTTCAATTGCAATGTCTGGGATGTTCTTAAACAAGATAGAGCTG GAGTTCTGGCAGGCCACGACAACAGGGTGAGCTGCCTGGGGGTAACTGAGGATGGCATGGCAGTAGCCACTGGATCTTGGGATAGCTTCCTCAAGATCTGGAACTAG